A single window of Acidimicrobiales bacterium DNA harbors:
- a CDS encoding ABC transporter ATP-binding protein → MEAGQRPEEPRSSAAPALEARSLTKRYGAVLACDSVDLSVRRGEIHAILGQNGAGKTTLMNMFLGLARPDSGEIFLHGRAVSIADPARAASLGLAMVHQHFSLVGPLPVWENLTLGEAGRIDKRRTVTRIREVASRYTLDVDPLAVVDDLTTGQRQRVEIVKCLMKDPEVFILDEPTSVLTARESIELFRVLRQVVRQEERAVILISHKLDEVLHATDRVSIMRQGRLVAERPTSGMSAQELARQMIGHDVSLRQVATAVGHLQVQPTEDSDATGPGASAPGGTTEQTTAGPPERSEIALSIRDATARGLDGRLLLDGLSLEVRRGEILGLAGVEGNGQKALGDLLSSVLTLDSGSVEVGGKSVDLKQPGSMGRSGVGVIPEDRRQSGCVLDMSVAENLMLCDFASVSSRGFVNHRRMLKEAARLVTDFDIVAPLLDAPLRSLSGGNQQRVVLARELSRSPDVLVAAQPTFGLDVAAVEYMGKRLREAARSGVAVLLISTELEEILDLADRIAVIHRGKIVGEMSRREADLERIGMMMGGQAA, encoded by the coding sequence ATGGAAGCAGGACAGCGGCCGGAGGAGCCTCGCTCCTCGGCCGCTCCCGCGCTCGAAGCGCGCTCGCTCACCAAGCGATATGGCGCAGTCCTCGCCTGCGATTCGGTCGATCTGAGCGTCCGCCGGGGCGAGATCCACGCGATCCTCGGCCAGAACGGCGCCGGCAAGACGACGCTGATGAACATGTTCCTCGGCCTGGCGCGCCCGGACTCGGGAGAGATCTTCCTGCACGGCCGCGCGGTGTCGATCGCCGACCCCGCCCGGGCTGCGTCCCTCGGGCTCGCGATGGTCCACCAGCATTTCAGCCTCGTTGGCCCGCTGCCCGTGTGGGAGAACCTCACGCTCGGCGAGGCGGGCAGGATCGACAAGCGACGGACGGTCACGCGCATCCGCGAGGTCGCCAGCCGGTACACCCTGGACGTCGATCCCCTGGCCGTCGTCGACGATCTCACGACGGGCCAGCGGCAGAGGGTCGAGATCGTCAAGTGCCTCATGAAGGACCCCGAGGTGTTCATCCTCGACGAGCCGACGTCCGTCCTGACCGCGCGTGAGTCGATCGAGCTTTTCCGGGTGCTGCGCCAGGTTGTCCGGCAGGAGGAGCGGGCCGTCATATTGATCAGCCACAAGCTGGACGAGGTCTTGCATGCGACCGACCGCGTGTCGATCATGCGCCAAGGTCGCCTTGTTGCCGAAAGACCCACCAGCGGGATGAGCGCGCAGGAACTGGCGAGACAGATGATCGGCCACGATGTGTCTCTGCGTCAGGTGGCGACGGCCGTCGGTCATCTCCAGGTGCAGCCCACCGAGGACTCCGACGCCACGGGCCCGGGCGCGTCCGCGCCTGGTGGTACCACAGAGCAGACCACCGCTGGACCGCCCGAGCGATCCGAGATCGCGCTATCGATCCGTGATGCGACGGCCCGAGGTCTCGACGGCCGCTTGCTGCTCGACGGGTTGTCGCTCGAGGTCCGGCGGGGAGAGATCCTGGGGCTCGCCGGAGTCGAAGGCAACGGCCAGAAGGCGCTCGGGGACCTACTGTCCAGCGTCCTCACCTTGGACTCGGGCAGCGTCGAGGTTGGCGGCAAGAGTGTCGACCTGAAGCAGCCGGGATCCATGGGTCGCTCAGGTGTGGGGGTCATACCCGAGGATCGCCGGCAGTCCGGTTGTGTCCTCGACATGTCCGTGGCGGAGAACCTCATGCTGTGCGACTTCGCCTCGGTGAGCTCACGAGGTTTCGTCAACCACCGCCGGATGCTCAAAGAAGCGGCCCGACTTGTGACCGACTTCGACATCGTCGCTCCGTTGCTGGACGCGCCCCTGCGATCGCTGTCGGGCGGAAACCAGCAGCGGGTCGTGCTCGCACGCGAATTGTCGCGCTCGCCCGACGTGCTCGTGGCGGCCCAACCCACCTTCGGCCTGGATGTGGCAGCCGTCGAGTACATGGGCAAGCGCTTGCGCGAAGCGGCGAGATCAGGCGTGGCAGTCCTTCTCATCTCGACCGAGTTGGAGGAGATCCTCGATCTCGCCGACCGGATCGCGGTCATCCACCGCGGGAAGATCGTCGGTGAGATGTCGAGGCGCGAGGCGGACCTGGAGAGAATCGGGATGATGATGGGCGGCCAGGCCGCATGA
- a CDS encoding IclR family transcriptional regulator, translated as MARRPLTASGPPAADGAAPDQAAGEDEAGSTIQSVERAAKLLGFFTVGRPRLTLSEITARLGVSKATAHRYAMVLRRVNLLRYDSATASYTLGPQVLTLAAAARAGLPIITVAGPLMEELVGEVNETAVLSVWDGEAPVVVRVDDGTERLVRISVRAGARLSPRDSAQGRVFSAFLPPSSVPDLEEDLRASSQLAKDLESVRGSGLAINSPEIHGVRTLAAPVFSDGNIVAVMALIGTTATVPDDISSSPAKALKRVAARLSEQFGEHSVGAAELAPAAGG; from the coding sequence GTGGCTCGGCGTCCACTGACCGCATCGGGACCCCCGGCCGCGGACGGGGCGGCCCCCGACCAGGCGGCCGGCGAGGACGAGGCCGGTTCGACCATACAGTCGGTCGAGCGGGCAGCGAAGCTCCTCGGGTTCTTCACGGTCGGCCGGCCCCGCCTCACCCTCTCCGAGATCACCGCCCGGCTCGGCGTCAGCAAGGCGACCGCGCACCGGTACGCGATGGTGCTCAGGAGGGTGAACCTCCTTCGCTACGACTCCGCGACCGCTTCGTACACCCTCGGGCCGCAGGTGCTCACCCTGGCAGCGGCCGCCAGAGCCGGCCTGCCGATCATCACCGTCGCCGGCCCGCTCATGGAGGAGCTGGTCGGCGAGGTCAACGAGACCGCGGTCCTCAGCGTCTGGGACGGTGAAGCGCCGGTCGTCGTGCGGGTCGACGACGGGACTGAGCGCCTGGTGCGCATCAGTGTCCGCGCCGGGGCGCGCCTGTCGCCTCGCGACTCTGCGCAAGGCCGAGTGTTCAGCGCGTTCCTGCCCCCATCGTCGGTGCCGGACCTCGAAGAGGATCTGCGCGCGTCGTCGCAGCTCGCCAAGGATCTCGAATCGGTTCGTGGGTCCGGCCTCGCGATCAACTCCCCCGAGATCCACGGTGTGAGAACCCTCGCAGCGCCGGTGTTCAGCGACGGGAACATCGTCGCGGTGATGGCGCTGATAGGAACCACCGCGACCGTCCCCGACGACATCAGCTCCAGCCCGGCCAAGGCGCTCAAGAGAGTGGCGGCTCGCCTGAGCGAGCAGTTCGGCGAGCACTCGGTGGGCGCGGCAGAGCTCGCCCCCGCCGCGGGAGGTTGA
- a CDS encoding cytochrome P450 produces MAPSTEGTPELTSVDSSDEPRAEGQERHPRVEFDHHSPEFAKDPVGSYRSIAGRCPVAWTEAHGGYWVPARYTEIWSIARDDQTFSSARTPYGGEGTAFIIPKRPGAVQLPIELDPPESVPYRRLLNPILTRAAVEELQPVIRDITTATVDRFIETGSCDLVLDLANPVPAQVTLEWLGFGTTDWERFSLPLHDIFASPPGSDRLRRGEEGLGYIHERIRRLITERRRQPEADIVSYLVTGLIGDRPITDEELQSMIFLVILGGVDTTTSLTGQVLVYLAQHPDARAALAADASLRETATEEFLRVFAPSQSMARTVMADTELGGCHLRRGDRILLPWVAANFDPDAFPEPDRVQLDRMPNRHTSFGVGVHRCAGSHLARAMFSEMLDQVLRRLPDYRIDDAALTAYPSRGNQTGWDSVPATFTPGRRSVDA; encoded by the coding sequence GTGGCGCCGTCAACTGAGGGAACTCCTGAGCTGACCAGCGTGGACAGCAGCGACGAGCCGCGGGCCGAGGGTCAAGAGAGGCATCCCCGCGTCGAGTTCGACCATCACTCTCCCGAGTTCGCGAAGGATCCCGTGGGGTCATACCGTTCGATTGCCGGGCGGTGCCCCGTCGCATGGACCGAGGCCCACGGGGGTTACTGGGTCCCGGCCCGCTACACGGAGATCTGGTCGATAGCGCGCGACGACCAGACGTTCTCATCGGCGAGGACGCCTTACGGCGGCGAGGGCACGGCGTTCATCATCCCGAAACGCCCCGGTGCGGTGCAGCTGCCCATCGAACTCGACCCTCCGGAATCGGTCCCCTACAGGCGACTGCTGAACCCGATCCTCACCAGGGCGGCCGTGGAGGAGCTGCAGCCCGTCATCCGAGACATCACCACCGCGACGGTCGACCGGTTCATCGAAACGGGCAGCTGCGATCTCGTGCTCGACCTGGCCAACCCGGTGCCGGCACAGGTGACCCTCGAATGGCTCGGGTTCGGCACCACCGACTGGGAGCGGTTCTCGCTCCCCCTGCACGACATCTTCGCTTCTCCGCCGGGAAGCGACCGTCTTCGGCGCGGTGAGGAAGGGCTGGGCTATATCCACGAACGGATCCGCCGCCTGATCACCGAACGGAGGCGGCAGCCCGAGGCCGACATCGTCAGCTACCTCGTCACCGGCCTGATCGGCGACCGGCCGATAACCGACGAGGAGCTCCAGTCGATGATCTTCCTCGTCATCCTCGGCGGCGTTGACACCACCACCTCGCTCACCGGACAAGTGCTGGTCTACCTGGCGCAGCACCCGGATGCTCGAGCTGCGCTTGCCGCCGACGCGTCGCTGCGGGAGACGGCGACAGAGGAGTTCTTGCGAGTGTTCGCGCCGTCGCAGTCGATGGCCAGGACGGTGATGGCCGACACCGAGCTCGGCGGCTGCCACCTCCGCCGAGGCGATCGCATCCTGCTTCCTTGGGTCGCGGCCAACTTCGATCCGGACGCCTTCCCCGAACCCGACCGGGTACAGCTCGATCGCATGCCCAACCGGCACACGTCCTTCGGCGTGGGGGTGCACCGCTGCGCCGGCTCGCACCTCGCCCGGGCGATGTTCTCCGAGATGCTGGACCAGGTGCTTCGCCGGCTCCCCGACTACCGCATCGACGATGCCGCCCTGACCGCCTACCCGTCGCGCGGCAATCAGACCGGGTGGGATTCCGTCCCGGCCACCTTCACGCCCGGCCGGAGGTCGGTGGACGCCTGA
- the arfB gene encoding alternative ribosome rescue aminoacyl-tRNA hydrolase ArfB, whose translation MAAEQELRVAPGVAIPLDELGWRFTSAGGPGGQHVNTSNTRAEVVFDAAGSPSLPGWARERIVSRLGPVVTAAAGERRSQARNRELALERLAERLAASMRVEKARRPTRPSTTSQRRRVEQKRRRGELKRRRAGFDPGVD comes from the coding sequence GTGGCCGCTGAGCAGGAGCTACGTGTCGCTCCCGGCGTGGCAATCCCGTTGGACGAGTTGGGGTGGAGGTTCACCTCGGCTGGCGGCCCTGGTGGCCAGCACGTGAACACCTCCAACACGAGGGCCGAAGTTGTCTTTGACGCTGCCGGATCGCCGAGCCTGCCGGGCTGGGCAAGGGAGCGCATTGTCTCACGGCTGGGGCCGGTGGTCACGGCGGCGGCCGGCGAGCGCAGGTCGCAGGCGAGGAACAGAGAGCTCGCCTTGGAGCGCTTGGCCGAGCGCCTGGCTGCTTCGATGCGAGTGGAGAAGGCCAGACGGCCGACCCGCCCGTCGACGACCTCGCAGCGGCGCCGGGTCGAACAGAAACGCCGGCGGGGTGAGCTGAAGCGCCGGCGCGCCGGGTTCGACCCGGGGGTCGACTGA
- the rpsO gene encoding 30S ribosomal protein S15: MPDKAATIATYRTHETDTGSPEVQVAILSERIAHLTEHLKVHKGDHHTRRGLMKLIGRRRRLLDYVRDNDVERYRDLIARLGLRR; this comes from the coding sequence ATGCCAGACAAAGCCGCAACGATCGCGACCTACCGTACCCACGAGACCGACACTGGCTCTCCTGAGGTCCAGGTCGCCATCCTCAGCGAGCGGATAGCGCACCTGACGGAGCACCTGAAGGTCCACAAGGGTGACCACCACACCCGGAGGGGCCTGATGAAGCTCATCGGGCGCCGGCGCCGCCTCTTGGACTACGTCCGGGACAACGACGTCGAGCGCTACCGCGACCTCATCGCCCGGCTCGGCCTCCGCCGGTAG
- a CDS encoding BMP family ABC transporter substrate-binding protein, whose amino-acid sequence MNAPPSARQGAIDTASSKPFGSRRTKAMGAALAACALVAGACGSSTKAGTSSTTASSTTGASSNGPWGWPGNSTQGWLAPGEPDVNHDGKVVIGVISPGDTHDHGYYESFVDEANAFAKQQGWTVITVDKVPDSNAAQAARNMCQQHPDMVAIAASELKDAIPVASEAVCKDTVWYVAGGQGVNQTPYFVQTNDIESQDGYAAGVAAGLLMKAKGTTKAGFLTGPQASFTTDFEKAWEAGIKSQVPNETTVVTYTGDFNDSAKAVEAFQAMKSQGVGIVYPYLGGATFAVAAQANQANIPVLTPGTDNCSVPSPKFAISVIFSPGDYFAAALTPFKDGKLRVGTALVFHMGVDPVPTVKICSPTGDQAQVLAQTIHEIGTGQIRTDQITGLNDYSGYVPSGS is encoded by the coding sequence GTGAACGCACCGCCATCGGCCCGGCAGGGGGCCATCGACACGGCCAGTTCGAAGCCCTTCGGCTCACGAAGGACCAAGGCGATGGGCGCCGCTCTCGCCGCCTGTGCCCTCGTAGCCGGAGCCTGCGGCAGCAGCACCAAGGCTGGAACCTCCTCGACGACGGCTAGCTCCACAACCGGCGCTTCGAGCAACGGTCCGTGGGGCTGGCCGGGCAACTCCACCCAGGGCTGGCTGGCCCCCGGGGAACCCGACGTCAACCACGACGGCAAGGTCGTCATCGGGGTGATCAGCCCCGGCGACACCCACGACCACGGGTACTACGAGAGCTTCGTCGACGAAGCAAACGCTTTCGCCAAGCAGCAGGGCTGGACGGTCATCACCGTCGACAAGGTGCCCGACTCCAACGCCGCACAGGCAGCGCGCAACATGTGCCAGCAGCACCCGGACATGGTGGCTATCGCGGCCAGCGAGCTCAAGGACGCGATACCTGTCGCTTCCGAGGCGGTGTGCAAGGACACTGTTTGGTACGTCGCCGGCGGCCAGGGAGTCAACCAGACGCCGTACTTCGTCCAGACCAATGACATCGAGAGCCAGGACGGCTACGCCGCCGGCGTCGCAGCGGGTCTGCTCATGAAGGCCAAGGGCACCACCAAGGCCGGATTCCTCACCGGCCCGCAGGCGAGCTTCACGACCGACTTCGAGAAGGCCTGGGAAGCCGGCATCAAGTCCCAGGTTCCCAACGAGACGACGGTCGTCACCTACACCGGCGACTTCAACGACTCGGCTAAGGCGGTCGAAGCCTTCCAGGCGATGAAGTCGCAGGGTGTCGGGATCGTCTACCCCTATTTGGGCGGCGCGACGTTCGCTGTAGCGGCGCAGGCCAACCAGGCGAACATCCCCGTGCTGACCCCTGGAACCGACAACTGCTCGGTTCCCAGCCCGAAGTTCGCCATCTCGGTGATCTTCAGCCCCGGTGACTACTTCGCCGCCGCCCTCACCCCGTTCAAGGATGGGAAGCTGAGGGTCGGAACCGCCCTGGTGTTCCACATGGGCGTCGACCCGGTCCCGACCGTGAAGATCTGCAGCCCGACCGGCGACCAGGCCCAGGTGCTGGCTCAGACGATCCATGAGATCGGCACGGGCCAGATCCGCACGGATCAGATCACCGGTCTCAACGATTACAGCGGCTACGTGCCGTCCGGTTCCTAA
- a CDS encoding ABC transporter permease, which produces MLPAPRATAPAGAAGDGSGVQPRGQWWTSPRFKTILLYVVSIAVGFGLSAVLVAVTHGSPSKVFTAMFDGSVRSWGSLGYTLDNMAPLLIVAAGTIVTVRAGFFNIGQEGQLTIGAMCAAFVALKVHPSGPLVLILALLAGTAGGAIWAGIVALLKFWRGVDVVISSLLLIFVAGQLLSYALSSPTFLQEHGSGGATLTESDQLSSKVQLPHIGQYPNFNFGTGLIIAVAVAVLLGTIATRTTWGYRLKVLGFNPVVARRIGVSAVLFGGAAIVISGACAGLAGSIMLTGQAYRITPTFSNNFGWNGLLVALVARNRPAVAVPVAFLFGALQAGGGFLETTGVPTDLVNIVEALLVLAAVFPPALMALRRYRLKRSEQAVAAAEAS; this is translated from the coding sequence GTGCTCCCCGCGCCAAGGGCGACCGCTCCAGCTGGAGCCGCCGGCGACGGCTCGGGCGTACAGCCGCGCGGGCAGTGGTGGACCTCCCCGCGATTCAAGACGATTCTTCTCTACGTCGTGTCGATCGCGGTGGGCTTCGGTCTTTCCGCTGTGCTGGTGGCGGTCACGCACGGCTCGCCGTCCAAGGTCTTCACTGCGATGTTCGACGGCAGCGTCCGGAGTTGGGGCTCACTCGGGTACACGCTCGACAACATGGCCCCGTTGCTCATCGTGGCGGCGGGGACCATCGTGACGGTCAGGGCGGGCTTCTTCAACATCGGTCAGGAGGGCCAGCTCACCATCGGTGCCATGTGTGCCGCGTTCGTGGCGCTGAAGGTGCACCCGTCGGGACCATTGGTGCTGATCCTCGCCCTGCTGGCCGGAACCGCCGGCGGTGCGATCTGGGCGGGCATCGTCGCCTTGCTGAAGTTCTGGCGCGGGGTCGACGTGGTGATCAGCTCTTTGCTGCTCATCTTCGTCGCGGGGCAGCTTCTGTCGTACGCGTTGAGCTCTCCGACGTTCCTTCAGGAGCACGGCTCGGGTGGAGCGACGCTGACCGAGTCGGACCAGCTCTCCTCCAAGGTGCAGCTACCCCACATCGGCCAGTACCCGAACTTCAACTTCGGCACCGGGCTGATCATCGCCGTGGCCGTCGCAGTGCTCCTCGGGACCATCGCCACGCGCACGACCTGGGGCTACAGGCTGAAGGTGCTCGGCTTCAACCCGGTCGTCGCCCGCCGCATCGGGGTGAGCGCGGTCTTGTTCGGTGGTGCCGCGATCGTCATATCGGGAGCGTGCGCCGGTCTCGCCGGCTCGATCATGCTCACGGGGCAGGCGTACCGGATCACTCCTACCTTCTCGAACAACTTCGGGTGGAACGGCCTGCTCGTGGCTCTGGTCGCGAGGAACCGGCCGGCTGTGGCCGTCCCCGTCGCGTTCCTCTTCGGAGCCCTCCAGGCCGGCGGTGGGTTCCTCGAGACGACAGGGGTGCCGACCGACCTGGTGAACATCGTCGAGGCGCTGCTGGTGCTGGCGGCGGTGTTCCCTCCGGCGTTGATGGCTCTGAGGCGCTACCGGCTCAAGCGCTCCGAGCAGGCGGTTGCTGCGGCGGAGGCGTCATGA
- a CDS encoding PfkB family carbohydrate kinase gives MTPAPVLAVVGAVNVDLVLPVGEIPAPGETVLGGRLARFGGGKGANAAVAAARAGTPVSLIGAVGDDDYGRLALQDLTVEEVDCGTVAVSQDETTGVALILVAPGGENIIAVAPGANGFLDGAAVRAALGSLPSIACVLASTEVPLEAVRAAADESRRARIPFVLNPAPVRDGLENLLEYGPIVVPNRTECAQLAALVGRPGAGVVEDAMTIAGVTGSSVVVTLGKDGALVVEVGRPPEHIASHPVEAIDSTGAGDTFNGVLAAGLAARRPLTTAARRAAIAASLSVRTLGARTGMPTAAEIDAAAGA, from the coding sequence TTGACGCCCGCGCCGGTACTGGCCGTCGTTGGGGCGGTCAACGTCGACCTCGTCCTGCCCGTCGGCGAGATCCCGGCCCCGGGTGAGACGGTCCTCGGAGGGCGTTTGGCCCGCTTCGGCGGCGGCAAGGGGGCGAACGCGGCGGTGGCGGCCGCGCGGGCGGGTACGCCCGTCTCTCTGATCGGCGCCGTCGGCGACGATGATTACGGTCGGCTCGCGCTTCAGGACCTGACCGTCGAGGAGGTCGACTGCGGCACCGTCGCCGTGTCCCAAGACGAGACAACCGGTGTCGCACTCATCCTGGTCGCGCCCGGCGGGGAGAACATCATCGCCGTCGCGCCGGGGGCGAACGGGTTTCTGGACGGTGCCGCCGTGCGAGCGGCGCTCGGGAGTCTCCCGTCGATCGCGTGCGTTCTCGCGAGCACGGAGGTACCTCTCGAAGCCGTGAGGGCCGCAGCTGACGAGTCGCGCCGCGCGCGTATCCCCTTCGTTCTGAACCCTGCACCGGTGCGCGACGGGCTGGAGAACCTGCTCGAGTACGGACCCATCGTCGTCCCCAACCGCACGGAGTGCGCACAGCTGGCGGCGCTGGTCGGGCGGCCGGGTGCCGGCGTCGTCGAGGACGCCATGACGATCGCAGGAGTGACCGGCTCTTCCGTGGTGGTCACGCTCGGCAAAGACGGTGCGCTCGTCGTCGAGGTCGGGCGGCCTCCCGAGCACATCGCCTCCCACCCCGTTGAGGCGATCGACTCGACCGGCGCTGGAGACACGTTCAACGGTGTTCTGGCCGCCGGCCTCGCAGCCCGCCGGCCACTCACGACGGCGGCGCGCCGAGCCGCCATCGCTGCGTCTTTGTCCGTGCGGACCTTGGGAGCGCGCACCGGTATGCCGACCGCGGCGGAGATCGACGCAGCGGCCGGCGCCTGA
- a CDS encoding NAD(P)-dependent alcohol dehydrogenase, translated as MRATAAVLREHGGLPQLEAVEIGELSPDEVLVEVEAVGVCRTDTEFGHFWPLPAVLGHEGVGSVAAAGDRVSYVRPGDRVLMTFNHCGACRPCLEGSPAYCRHFDALNFSGARPDGTSAIHAGGEALHAHFLGQSSFASHAVATERSVVKVPEGIPAEILAPFGCGFQTGAGAVLNVLRVAPGDSLAVFGAGAVGLAAVAAAAAAGCGNITVVDLDPARLAKARLLGALHTVEASTQDLVAAVREACPDGYDAALDTTGVQAVLRSATEVLTTRGTCAVVGVGPSTEISLDWRTMLNGRTLTGVIAGGSLPRVFLPKLVDMYLAGKFPVDRLIDVQPFDELPKAFEASRSGEVVKAVVKL; from the coding sequence TTGCGCGCCACTGCTGCAGTACTGCGGGAACACGGCGGACTGCCGCAGCTCGAGGCAGTGGAGATCGGCGAGTTGAGCCCTGACGAGGTCCTGGTCGAGGTGGAGGCCGTCGGCGTCTGCCGCACCGACACCGAGTTCGGCCATTTCTGGCCGCTCCCGGCGGTGCTCGGTCACGAGGGCGTCGGCTCGGTGGCCGCTGCAGGCGACCGGGTCTCCTACGTGCGTCCCGGCGATCGGGTCCTGATGACCTTCAATCACTGCGGGGCGTGCAGGCCCTGCCTGGAAGGATCACCCGCTTACTGCAGACACTTCGACGCGCTCAACTTCTCCGGCGCAAGGCCGGACGGGACCAGCGCGATCCACGCCGGCGGAGAGGCGCTGCACGCGCATTTCCTCGGGCAGTCGTCGTTCGCCAGCCATGCGGTCGCCACGGAACGTTCCGTAGTGAAGGTCCCCGAAGGCATCCCCGCCGAGATCCTCGCCCCGTTCGGGTGTGGGTTCCAGACAGGAGCCGGGGCGGTGCTCAACGTTCTTCGTGTCGCGCCCGGCGACTCCCTCGCGGTCTTCGGCGCCGGCGCGGTGGGCCTGGCCGCGGTCGCGGCAGCCGCTGCCGCGGGCTGCGGGAACATAACCGTGGTCGACCTCGACCCGGCGCGGCTCGCCAAGGCGCGCCTGCTCGGGGCGCTCCACACGGTGGAGGCATCGACGCAGGACCTCGTAGCGGCCGTCCGCGAGGCCTGCCCCGACGGTTACGACGCCGCCCTCGACACCACCGGCGTCCAAGCCGTCCTCCGGTCCGCTACGGAGGTGCTCACGACCCGCGGCACCTGCGCTGTGGTGGGGGTGGGCCCGAGCACCGAGATCTCCCTCGATTGGCGGACGATGCTCAACGGCCGGACCCTTACGGGGGTGATCGCCGGCGGAAGCTTGCCGCGGGTCTTCCTGCCGAAGCTCGTCGACATGTACCTCGCGGGCAAGTTCCCTGTGGACCGGTTGATCGACGTCCAGCCGTTCGACGAGCTGCCCAAGGCCTTCGAGGCGAGCCGCTCGGGAGAGGTCGTGAAGGCCGTCGTCAAGCTGTAG
- a CDS encoding aromatic ring-hydroxylating dioxygenase subunit alpha gives MSELTRTFASHPALRRYWYPVVRTFDLTETPLAATLLTVPIVVWRADGGRVCAALDRCPHREAPLSDGRVVAGCLECPYHGWSYDGDGRCVLVPSSGPGAAIPPRAHLETVRAVERYGHVWICLEDPVSGIPEIAEDSNPEFRLVASPVERWRASTTRMVDNFLDISHFPYVHQGTFGAGAEREVGKVEMEDLGDFFGYRYSVVAANTMSGAASSGQTAVRIGRSMSTGFSLPFGVRSTIDYETGLRHVMLMVSVPIDDDESYFAFMSWRNDDFSVPSEEVNRFDRQIGEEDRRMLESIHGSLPLEATGTVSVQSDKASVEWRRQLRELLS, from the coding sequence TTGAGCGAGCTGACTCGGACCTTCGCCTCTCACCCGGCGCTGCGACGTTACTGGTACCCGGTGGTACGGACCTTCGATCTGACCGAGACACCGCTCGCTGCGACGCTGCTCACGGTCCCGATCGTCGTCTGGCGAGCTGACGGAGGCCGGGTGTGCGCCGCTCTCGACCGCTGCCCGCACCGGGAAGCTCCGCTATCGGACGGGCGCGTCGTGGCGGGCTGCTTGGAGTGCCCCTATCACGGCTGGAGCTATGACGGCGACGGCCGCTGCGTGCTGGTGCCATCGTCGGGGCCCGGTGCTGCGATCCCGCCGCGGGCGCACCTGGAGACGGTCCGTGCGGTAGAGCGCTACGGGCACGTCTGGATCTGCTTGGAGGATCCGGTCTCCGGGATCCCCGAGATCGCCGAGGACTCCAACCCCGAGTTCCGCCTGGTCGCGTCGCCGGTCGAGCGCTGGCGGGCTTCCACTACACGCATGGTCGACAACTTCCTCGACATCTCGCACTTCCCCTACGTCCACCAGGGAACGTTCGGCGCAGGTGCCGAGCGCGAGGTCGGCAAGGTGGAGATGGAGGACCTGGGGGACTTCTTCGGCTACCGGTATTCCGTGGTTGCCGCCAACACGATGTCAGGGGCCGCTTCGAGTGGCCAGACCGCTGTGAGGATCGGCCGGAGCATGAGCACGGGCTTCAGCCTCCCCTTCGGAGTCCGCAGCACGATCGACTACGAGACTGGACTGCGCCACGTGATGCTCATGGTGTCCGTCCCCATCGACGACGACGAGTCCTATTTCGCGTTCATGTCCTGGCGCAACGACGACTTCAGCGTGCCGTCAGAGGAGGTGAACCGGTTCGACCGCCAGATCGGCGAGGAGGACCGCAGGATGCTGGAGAGCATCCACGGGAGCTTGCCGTTGGAGGCGACGGGTACCGTCAGCGTTCAGTCCGACAAGGCGTCGGTCGAGTGGCGCCGTCAACTGAGGGAACTCCTGAGCTGA